A section of the Mesorhizobium loti genome encodes:
- a CDS encoding peptidoglycan-binding protein, with protein sequence MNSKRSYLDTLNAGRQRRPQTTLEQLNRSLETLEQRLGQTREEVTARPAPRQYGADPRYPAMEPRYPAAQPTGQQRWYEDPQPAPRPQSPAPAPSFDQNYQAIARDIDRVRGQEDSVAMVGKIAGELRGMREELRHQMTAGLQREFDALRKDIDRAFQANAKPGAAGKGSAELGVEFERLSGAIKSLSEKSDDRSVNLLRLELEQVKAALDTLAREESVQKVDRRWDEFDRRWTAFEDRVDADQRKRSDDPALAALTDRLEQISNAVNNLPESLSLRSLEEKVRTLAGAVDHFASQQQDNRGGDTLAMIDERLDEISRAIVASTVAAQANSVDHEAFDRIEKRIDSLARQIEEVAQDRPGDAVMDRLSTLSSRVDELAGRANLPEQAMERLAKQITLIADKIDQAPAMPDADYIFQGLEQRFDVLSGMMERRQGDAIEQGNMLFRDLERRLDEVADRLDQRIVPQVDSAGIMEAIDARFTALATRMETRVPDPAGEAAIRGLESRLEDISSRLDASAAQVAGIDPALIRSLEAQVAGLSAHLSRPSTPLPEFEDISPRLDEIEKALAGTRDSILGAAREAAENAVRSLAGSSANTTAVSGLAQDLKTLETLTRRSDERNSRTFEAIHDTLLKIVDRLGSLETSEPSEAVSELLDTRSDEAAGKRRTRIAKMAVEAPSLDIDAPMPLTGDMADLDGRAAAILRNEHGARGDLGTRGDLGTRGDLGTRTPAEAAAAAAIAALGSDTIAEKDQPAGRKSMFGGLARAFKGKKAADIPPLAGSAPSSDVPNVDLDEPLDPKVANRPLEPGSGAPDLNAIMKRVRDERGQPAKLSEGDAAKSDFIAAARRAAQAAAAEADALKRQSTMKGPVKALRIGDLLKARRKPILMAAAAIMLALAGLQLGKAFFSDPAQVANNDAAPIVAAKPVQTASVDTTSQPKAEAQSAATDSAPSRAVRQAEPSPSATKDDMVTQTALAMPSDMDAMADTAPVAAPAASAASSGPSAAASDAMAPAPAAPVADTDAQPAAVAPAAANETTSKLTTGAVAPTDAPAAATKFDIPADAGPAALRDAAANGDAKALFEIGSRYAESRGVKEDMAAAAKWYEKSAELGFAPAEYRIGNFYEKGIGVARDIKKSKTWYQLAAEQGNASAMHNLAVLFAMAADGVTDNESAAHWFQEAADLGVKDSQFNLGILAAKGVGMKQNLEESYKWFALVAKTGDKDAAAKRDEIANALRPEQLERARAATELWKAKPLNAASNSADIPESWQEGTPQTTAGIDMKKAVKNIQLILNKNGYDAGGADGVMGDKTKNAIIAFQTDNKLPATGAVDEKLVRALLARK encoded by the coding sequence ATGAACAGCAAGCGGTCCTACCTCGACACACTCAACGCCGGCAGGCAGCGCAGGCCGCAGACCACGCTCGAGCAGCTGAACCGTTCGCTGGAGACGCTGGAGCAGCGATTGGGGCAGACCCGCGAGGAGGTGACGGCACGTCCGGCTCCGCGCCAATACGGCGCCGACCCGCGTTATCCCGCCATGGAGCCGCGCTACCCCGCCGCGCAGCCAACCGGCCAGCAGCGCTGGTACGAGGATCCGCAACCGGCACCACGCCCGCAGAGCCCGGCGCCAGCCCCTTCATTCGACCAGAATTACCAAGCCATCGCCCGCGACATCGACCGTGTGCGCGGCCAGGAAGACAGTGTCGCCATGGTCGGCAAGATCGCCGGCGAGCTGCGCGGCATGCGCGAGGAACTGCGCCACCAGATGACGGCAGGCCTGCAGCGCGAATTCGATGCGCTGCGCAAGGATATCGACCGCGCCTTCCAGGCGAACGCCAAGCCCGGCGCGGCAGGCAAGGGCAGCGCCGAACTCGGCGTCGAGTTCGAACGGCTTTCCGGCGCCATCAAGTCGCTGTCGGAGAAGAGCGACGACAGAAGCGTCAATCTGCTGCGGCTGGAGCTCGAGCAGGTCAAGGCCGCGCTCGACACGCTGGCGCGCGAGGAGAGCGTGCAGAAGGTCGACCGCCGCTGGGACGAATTCGACCGCCGCTGGACGGCTTTCGAAGACCGCGTCGACGCCGACCAGCGCAAACGCTCCGACGATCCCGCCCTTGCGGCGCTGACCGACCGGCTGGAGCAGATCAGCAACGCCGTCAACAACCTGCCGGAATCGCTGTCGCTGCGCTCGCTCGAGGAAAAGGTCCGTACCCTGGCCGGCGCTGTCGATCACTTCGCCAGCCAGCAGCAGGACAATCGCGGCGGTGACACGCTTGCCATGATCGACGAGCGGCTGGACGAGATCTCCCGCGCCATCGTGGCCTCGACGGTCGCGGCACAGGCCAATTCGGTCGACCACGAAGCCTTCGACCGCATCGAGAAGCGCATCGACTCGCTCGCCCGGCAGATCGAGGAAGTGGCACAGGATCGCCCAGGCGACGCTGTCATGGATCGGCTGAGCACGCTATCGAGCCGGGTCGACGAACTCGCCGGCCGCGCCAACCTTCCCGAACAGGCGATGGAACGGCTGGCCAAGCAGATCACGCTCATCGCCGACAAGATCGACCAGGCGCCGGCCATGCCCGACGCCGACTATATCTTCCAGGGGCTCGAGCAGCGCTTCGATGTGCTGTCCGGCATGATGGAACGCCGGCAGGGCGACGCCATCGAACAGGGCAACATGCTGTTTCGCGATCTCGAGCGCCGCCTGGACGAGGTTGCCGACCGGCTCGACCAGCGCATCGTGCCGCAAGTGGACAGCGCCGGCATCATGGAAGCCATCGACGCACGCTTCACCGCGCTCGCGACGCGCATGGAGACGCGCGTTCCCGATCCGGCCGGCGAAGCGGCGATCCGTGGCCTGGAAAGCCGGCTCGAGGACATTTCCAGCCGGCTCGACGCATCGGCGGCCCAGGTGGCCGGCATCGACCCGGCGCTGATCCGCAGCCTGGAAGCGCAGGTCGCCGGCCTGTCCGCCCATCTTTCCAGGCCGAGCACCCCACTTCCGGAATTCGAGGACATCAGCCCGCGCCTCGACGAAATCGAGAAGGCGCTGGCCGGCACCCGCGATTCCATCCTCGGCGCGGCACGCGAAGCGGCCGAGAACGCGGTGCGTTCGCTGGCCGGGTCGAGCGCCAACACGACGGCCGTTTCCGGCCTCGCCCAGGACCTGAAGACGCTGGAAACGCTGACGCGGCGTTCCGACGAGCGCAATTCGAGAACGTTTGAGGCCATCCACGACACATTGCTCAAGATCGTCGACAGGCTTGGTTCGCTGGAGACCAGCGAACCGTCCGAAGCGGTGAGCGAGCTTCTGGACACGCGATCGGACGAAGCGGCCGGCAAGCGCCGCACGCGGATCGCCAAGATGGCTGTCGAGGCACCGTCCCTGGATATCGACGCGCCTATGCCGCTGACCGGCGACATGGCCGATCTCGACGGCCGCGCCGCCGCCATACTGCGCAACGAGCACGGCGCACGTGGCGACCTGGGCACGCGTGGCGACTTGGGCACGCGTGGCGACCTGGGCACGCGCACGCCGGCGGAAGCAGCCGCGGCTGCCGCCATCGCAGCCCTCGGGTCCGACACCATCGCCGAGAAGGACCAGCCGGCAGGCCGCAAATCGATGTTCGGCGGGCTGGCACGCGCCTTCAAGGGCAAGAAGGCGGCTGATATTCCGCCACTGGCCGGCTCGGCGCCGAGCAGCGATGTCCCGAATGTCGATCTCGACGAGCCCCTCGACCCGAAAGTGGCCAATCGCCCGCTGGAGCCCGGCTCCGGTGCGCCGGACCTCAACGCCATCATGAAGCGGGTGCGCGACGAGCGTGGTCAGCCGGCCAAGCTCAGCGAAGGCGACGCCGCGAAGTCCGACTTCATCGCCGCCGCTCGGCGCGCGGCCCAGGCCGCCGCGGCCGAGGCCGACGCCTTGAAGCGCCAGTCGACGATGAAGGGACCGGTGAAGGCGCTCAGGATCGGCGACCTGCTCAAGGCGCGGCGCAAGCCGATCCTGATGGCGGCGGCGGCGATCATGCTTGCGCTTGCCGGCCTGCAGCTCGGCAAGGCGTTTTTCTCGGATCCCGCCCAGGTGGCAAACAATGACGCGGCACCGATCGTCGCCGCGAAGCCTGTACAAACTGCGTCCGTCGACACGACGAGCCAGCCGAAGGCGGAAGCCCAGTCGGCCGCAACGGACAGTGCGCCGTCCCGCGCCGTCAGGCAGGCGGAACCATCCCCGTCCGCGACCAAGGACGACATGGTGACGCAGACCGCCCTGGCGATGCCGTCGGACATGGATGCAATGGCGGATACAGCACCGGTTGCGGCGCCCGCGGCTTCGGCCGCCTCCTCCGGCCCGAGCGCAGCCGCCTCCGATGCGATGGCTCCGGCACCAGCCGCGCCCGTTGCGGATACCGATGCCCAGCCGGCAGCGGTTGCCCCGGCGGCGGCCAATGAGACCACGTCCAAACTCACCACCGGTGCCGTTGCGCCGACGGATGCACCGGCAGCCGCGACCAAGTTCGACATTCCGGCCGATGCCGGCCCGGCCGCACTGCGCGATGCCGCCGCCAATGGCGACGCCAAGGCGCTGTTCGAGATCGGCTCGCGCTATGCCGAGTCGCGCGGCGTCAAGGAAGACATGGCGGCAGCGGCCAAATGGTACGAGAAATCGGCTGAACTCGGTTTCGCGCCGGCCGAATACCGCATCGGCAATTTCTACGAGAAGGGCATCGGCGTCGCGCGCGACATCAAGAAGTCGAAGACCTGGTACCAGCTGGCCGCCGAACAGGGCAACGCCAGTGCCATGCACAATCTGGCCGTGCTGTTCGCCATGGCCGCCGATGGCGTGACCGACAATGAATCGGCAGCGCACTGGTTCCAGGAGGCTGCCGACCTCGGCGTCAAGGACAGCCAGTTCAATCTCGGCATCCTCGCCGCCAAGGGCGTCGGCATGAAGCAGAACCTCGAGGAATCCTACAAATGGTTCGCGCTCGTCGCCAAGACCGGCGACAAGGACGCGGCCGCCAAGCGCGACGAGATTGCCAACGCGCTGCGGCCCGAGCAGCTTGAGCGGGCGCGCGCCGCGACCGAATTGTGGAAGGCCAAGCCGCTCAACGCGGCATCCAATTCGGCCGACATTCCCGAGTCCTGGCAGGAAGGTACGCCGCAAACGACCGCCGGCATCGACATGAAGAAGGCGGTCAAGAACATCCAGCTCATCCTCAACAAGAACGGCTATGATGCCGGCGGCGCCGACGGCGTCATGGGCGACAAGACCAAGAACGCGATCATCGCTTTCCAGACCGACAACAAGCTGCCGGCGACCGGCGCCGTCGATGAGAAACTGGTCCGGGCGCTGCTGGCGCGCAAATAA
- a CDS encoding sulfite exporter TauE/SafE family protein, translating into MGIYLPIAEISVNVFVLLAMGAAVGFLSGMFGVGGGFLITPLLIFYNIPPAIAVATGANQVIASSVSGVLSHMKRGTLDFKLGGVLLAGGIVGSTAGIYVFAFLRRLGQLDLFISLLYVVLLGTVGGLMLVESINALRATRSGAAPVLKKSGQHNWIHRLPLKMRFRASKLFVSVIPVLGLGAGIGFLSSIMGVGGGFIMVPALIYLLKVPTNVVIGTSLFQIIFTSAYTTLVHATTNQTVDVVLAFLLMAGGVAGAQYGAKAGQRLRGEQLRALLALLVLAVAIRLAIDLFVTPPNLYSLSGVGLN; encoded by the coding sequence GTGGGCATCTATCTCCCGATTGCGGAAATTTCCGTCAACGTCTTCGTGCTGCTGGCCATGGGCGCGGCGGTGGGCTTCCTGTCGGGCATGTTCGGCGTCGGTGGCGGGTTCCTCATCACGCCACTCTTGATTTTCTACAACATTCCCCCGGCGATCGCGGTTGCCACGGGCGCCAACCAGGTCATCGCCTCTTCCGTCTCAGGCGTCCTTTCTCACATGAAGCGAGGCACGCTCGACTTCAAGCTCGGCGGCGTGCTTCTGGCCGGCGGCATCGTCGGCTCCACCGCCGGCATCTACGTCTTCGCCTTCCTGCGCCGGCTTGGCCAGCTCGACCTGTTCATCTCGCTGCTCTATGTCGTGCTGCTCGGCACGGTCGGCGGACTGATGCTGGTCGAGAGCATCAATGCACTGCGCGCAACACGCAGCGGTGCCGCCCCGGTGCTGAAGAAATCCGGCCAGCACAACTGGATCCACCGGCTGCCGCTGAAGATGCGCTTCAGGGCGTCTAAGCTGTTCGTCAGCGTCATCCCCGTGCTTGGCCTTGGCGCCGGCATCGGCTTCCTGTCGTCGATCATGGGCGTCGGCGGCGGCTTCATCATGGTGCCGGCGCTGATCTATCTGCTCAAGGTGCCGACCAATGTCGTTATCGGTACCTCACTGTTCCAGATCATCTTCACGTCCGCCTATACAACGCTGGTCCACGCCACCACCAACCAGACGGTCGATGTCGTGCTGGCCTTCCTGTTGATGGCGGGTGGCGTGGCCGGCGCGCAATATGGCGCCAAGGCCGGCCAGAGGCTGCGCGGCGAGCAACTCAGGGCGTTGCTGGCCTTGCTGGTGCTGGCCGTGGCGATAAGGCTCGCCATCGATCTCTTCGTCACCCCGCCCAATCTCTATTCGCTGTCCGGCGTGGGCCTCAACTGA
- a CDS encoding TIGR02186 family protein, producing MTGPKAFAAAILLSLLAAAAPAKAQSPLPEGIQIGLSTDNVSITAGFSGADLTIFGSLENPDPLIARQNRYDVIVVLEGPPRPVVVRRKDRVLGVWVNLDSETFENVPMSYSVATTRPLQDITEPNSYKQLSLGASNLYMQPADAGDSPATIQEFTAALRERKAATGLYSENVGGVQFLSQNLFRATVRLAPNVPVGTHKARAFLFRSGLFIKESSAQLEIRKSGFEQSIFRVAHDYSFLYGVFAISLAMLTGWLGRLVFRKD from the coding sequence ATGACGGGCCCTAAAGCGTTCGCAGCCGCCATCCTCCTGTCATTGCTTGCGGCCGCCGCACCGGCGAAGGCACAGTCGCCCTTGCCGGAAGGCATCCAGATCGGGCTCTCCACCGACAATGTCTCGATCACCGCCGGCTTTTCCGGCGCCGACCTGACTATCTTCGGTTCGCTGGAAAATCCCGACCCGCTTATAGCCCGTCAGAACCGCTACGATGTCATCGTCGTGCTCGAAGGCCCGCCGCGACCGGTGGTGGTGCGCCGCAAGGACCGGGTGCTTGGCGTGTGGGTCAATCTCGATTCCGAAACCTTCGAGAACGTGCCGATGTCCTATTCGGTGGCGACGACGCGGCCGCTGCAGGACATCACCGAACCGAACAGCTACAAGCAGCTGTCGCTCGGCGCCTCCAACCTCTATATGCAGCCCGCCGACGCCGGCGACAGTCCGGCAACGATCCAGGAATTCACCGCGGCATTGCGCGAACGCAAGGCCGCGACCGGCCTCTACAGCGAAAATGTCGGCGGGGTGCAATTCCTGTCGCAGAACCTGTTCCGCGCCACCGTCAGGCTTGCGCCGAATGTGCCGGTCGGCACCCACAAGGCGCGCGCCTTCCTGTTCAGGAGCGGCCTATTCATCAAGGAGAGCTCGGCCCAGCTCGAAATCCGCAAGTCCGGCTTCGAACAGTCGATCTTCCGGGTCGCCCACGACTACTCCTTCCTCTATGGCGTCTTCGCCATATCGCTGGCCATGCTGACAGGCTGGCTCGGCAGGCTGGTCTTCCGCAAAGACTAG
- a CDS encoding Hsp70 family protein, giving the protein MRPAFAGIDFGTSNSTVGVVRNGQPRLVTLEDGQVTLPSAVFFNFEDGRIFFGRQAIANYTDSVEGRLMRSLKSVLGSSLAHEKTRIKARSIGFMEIIGLFLGHLRKRLEEDGGDQVETVVLGRPVQFVDDDAQADANAQSDLEKAAHAQGFKQIAFQFEPIAAALDYEQRVTREELALIIDMGGGTSDFSVVRVSPERARSPDRKDDILASRGVHIGGTDFDRLLSIAHVMPQLGYLSPTRDGKRNLPASYFIDLATWQRINLVYTAKAMTHLRQIRYEAARADLVDRFIHIVEHRYGHALAALVEKAKIELTDQSSAEVAVRLSDVEFAAEITRDGLDATIARDIERVTTTVAETIRDAQVRPSDITAVFLTGGSTAIPLARREILSLVPHASVIDGDMFGSVGLGLALDAQRKFG; this is encoded by the coding sequence TTGCGACCAGCATTCGCCGGCATCGACTTCGGCACTTCGAACTCCACTGTCGGCGTGGTCCGCAACGGGCAACCTCGCCTCGTCACGCTTGAGGACGGCCAGGTCACGCTGCCGAGTGCCGTGTTCTTCAATTTCGAGGATGGCCGCATCTTCTTTGGCCGCCAGGCGATCGCCAACTACACCGACAGCGTGGAAGGCCGGCTGATGCGTTCGCTGAAGAGCGTGCTCGGCAGCTCGCTGGCGCATGAAAAGACACGCATCAAGGCCCGCTCGATCGGCTTCATGGAGATCATCGGCCTGTTCCTCGGGCATCTCAGGAAAAGGCTGGAGGAGGATGGCGGCGACCAGGTGGAGACCGTGGTGCTCGGCCGCCCGGTGCAGTTCGTCGATGACGACGCGCAAGCCGACGCCAATGCCCAGAGCGACCTGGAAAAGGCCGCGCACGCGCAGGGCTTCAAGCAGATCGCCTTCCAGTTCGAGCCGATCGCGGCGGCGCTCGACTATGAGCAGAGGGTGACGCGCGAGGAACTGGCGCTGATCATCGACATGGGCGGCGGCACGTCGGATTTCTCCGTCGTGCGCGTCTCGCCCGAGCGGGCCCGATCCCCGGACCGCAAGGACGACATCCTGGCCAGCCGGGGTGTTCATATTGGCGGCACGGATTTCGACCGGCTGCTCAGCATCGCCCATGTCATGCCGCAGCTCGGCTATCTCTCTCCGACCAGGGACGGCAAGCGCAATCTGCCGGCCAGCTATTTTATCGATCTCGCGACATGGCAGCGCATCAACCTGGTCTACACCGCCAAGGCGATGACGCATCTGCGCCAGATCCGCTACGAGGCCGCGCGCGCCGATCTGGTCGACCGCTTCATCCACATCGTCGAGCACCGCTACGGGCACGCGCTGGCGGCATTGGTTGAAAAGGCCAAGATCGAGCTGACCGACCAGTCATCGGCGGAAGTCGCGGTGCGGCTATCCGACGTGGAGTTCGCCGCCGAGATCACGCGCGACGGGCTGGACGCCACGATCGCCAGGGATATCGAGCGCGTCACCACAACGGTGGCTGAGACCATCCGCGATGCGCAGGTCAGGCCGTCCGACATCACGGCGGTCTTCCTGACCGGAGGCTCGACGGCGATACCGCTGGCGAGGCGGGAAATCCTGTCGCTGGTGCCGCACGCTTCCGTCATCGACGGCGACATGTTCGGCTCGGTCGGGCTTGGCCTGGCTCTGGATGCCCAGCGCAAGTTCGGCTGA
- a CDS encoding LysR family transcriptional regulator, producing the protein MTLDQLRIFVAVAERGHMTKAAELLGISQSAASAAIRALEEQHGVHLFNRVGRNIELAQTGHRFLPEAKAVLERAAAARNVLEHVSQTVAGSLSIAASLTIASYWLPRRLASFHEAYPAVRLSVSIGNTRQVEASVLDGTADLGLVEGRTESDILRRAKVDTDRLMLVVAASHPGITEIAPSRPDIRGLRWIIREGGSGTREVLEDLARREGISLADLRIFLVLPSNEAVRQAVEAGAGATIISELVVGRAVAEGSLRAVPIELPKRDFAMITHRDRQASLAQMALKAHLATEMSGSAPG; encoded by the coding sequence ATGACCCTGGATCAGTTGCGCATTTTCGTCGCCGTCGCCGAGCGCGGCCACATGACCAAGGCGGCGGAGCTTTTGGGCATTTCCCAGTCGGCGGCATCGGCCGCCATCCGCGCGCTGGAAGAGCAGCACGGCGTCCATCTGTTCAACCGCGTCGGCCGCAACATCGAACTTGCCCAGACTGGTCACCGGTTCCTGCCGGAGGCCAAGGCCGTGCTGGAGCGGGCCGCCGCCGCGCGCAATGTGCTGGAACATGTCTCCCAGACGGTCGCCGGCAGTCTGTCGATCGCCGCCAGCCTCACCATCGCCAGCTACTGGCTGCCGCGCCGGCTGGCGTCTTTCCATGAGGCCTATCCGGCGGTGCGGCTGAGCGTCAGCATCGGCAACACAAGGCAGGTCGAGGCCAGTGTGCTGGATGGGACCGCCGATCTCGGCCTGGTCGAGGGGCGCACCGAATCCGACATATTGCGCCGCGCCAAGGTCGATACCGACCGGCTGATGCTGGTGGTTGCCGCGTCACATCCCGGGATTACCGAAATTGCGCCGAGCCGCCCGGATATCAGGGGCTTGCGCTGGATCATTCGCGAGGGCGGTTCGGGCACGCGCGAGGTGCTGGAGGACCTTGCGCGGCGCGAGGGGATTTCGCTTGCCGATTTGCGGATATTCCTGGTGCTGCCCAGCAACGAAGCCGTCCGCCAGGCGGTCGAGGCCGGGGCCGGCGCCACCATCATTTCGGAACTCGTCGTCGGACGCGCCGTGGCTGAGGGCAGCCTGAGGGCCGTGCCGATTGAACTGCCGAAGCGCGACTTCGCCATGATCACGCACCGCGATCGGCAGGCAAGCCTGGCCCAGATGGCGCTGAAGGCACATCTGGCTACAGAGATGAGCGGGTCCGCGCCGGGGTAG
- a CDS encoding molybdopterin oxidoreductase family protein produces the protein MSHRPPRGANSAPSQRPLADTRAPDEGDGVDTSPGISDSIAKTTCYMCACRCGIDVHIKDGKVRYINGNKDHPVNRGVICGKGSSGIMQHYSPARLKKPLLRTGPRGSGEFREIEWEEAFAIATERLSTIRRNDPKRLAFFTGRDQSQSLTGWWASQFGTPNFAAHGGFCSVNMAAGGLYSIGGSFWEFGEPDWDNTRYFMLFGVAEDHDSNPIKIGLGKLKARGAKVVSINPCRTGYNAIADDWIGIRPGTDGLFVFALIHELLKAGRVDLDYLLRYTNAHILVVQEPGASDDGLFVRDADGNPLAWDRVAKTAAKATDPEAKPALTGSFEVDGRRCTPVFQLIADRYLDGSYAPDAVAERCGIAADTIRRIAAELAHVAFEQTIELPVAWTDWAGRRHETIKGRPVSMHAMRGISAHSNGFHTCRAIHLLQVLLGTVDVPGGFRFKPPYPRSAPPGPKPAGKTVKPMTPLDGMPLGFVCGPDDLLVDEAGTPLRIDKAYSWDAPLAAHGLMHTVIRNAWAGDPYPIDTLMMYMSNMAWNSSMNTVETIAMLTDHDGAGNYKIPFIIYSDAYYSETVPFADLVLPDTTYLERHDCISLLDRPISHADGPGDAIRHPVVEPDRDVRPFQSVLIELGARLGLPGFVNDDGTAKYADYADYIVNHERTSGIGPLAGWRGKGGTAIGKGEANPNQLQRYIDNGGFWHHDFADDQRYYKMANRSYLDFAVQMGFIPKAEPIIFQLYSEPMQRFRLAARGHGRVLPPEGERQRIESYMDPLPFWYMPFEEAAVDLEKYPLHALTQRPMHMYHSWGSQNAWLRQITSQNRLFVHHRTGAGLGLVDDDWVWIESINGRVKGQIKLIDGVNESTVWTWNAIGKRRGSWGLKDDAAESNRGFLLNHVIGDQTSADAQGKRYSNSDPVTGQAAWFDLRVRIVKCPDKEAGFTEPQFERFRQPPHFEPSPDKLTFGAEFRRAREAAE, from the coding sequence ATGAGCCACCGACCGCCGCGCGGCGCGAATTCGGCACCATCGCAACGCCCACTTGCCGACACGCGCGCGCCTGATGAAGGCGACGGTGTCGACACGTCGCCAGGCATTTCCGACAGCATCGCCAAGACCACCTGCTACATGTGCGCCTGCCGCTGCGGCATCGACGTGCACATCAAGGACGGCAAGGTCCGCTACATCAACGGCAACAAGGACCATCCGGTCAATCGCGGCGTGATCTGCGGCAAGGGCAGTTCCGGCATCATGCAGCACTACAGCCCGGCCCGGCTGAAGAAGCCATTGCTGCGCACTGGCCCGCGCGGCTCCGGCGAGTTTCGCGAGATCGAATGGGAAGAAGCGTTTGCGATCGCGACAGAGCGGCTTTCGACGATACGCCGGAACGATCCCAAAAGGCTCGCCTTCTTCACCGGCCGCGACCAGTCGCAGTCTCTCACCGGCTGGTGGGCAAGCCAGTTCGGCACGCCGAATTTCGCCGCCCATGGCGGCTTCTGTTCGGTCAACATGGCGGCCGGAGGCCTTTACTCGATCGGCGGCTCGTTCTGGGAGTTCGGCGAGCCCGACTGGGACAACACGCGATATTTCATGCTGTTCGGCGTCGCCGAGGATCATGATTCCAACCCGATCAAGATCGGCCTCGGCAAACTCAAGGCGCGCGGCGCCAAGGTGGTCTCGATCAATCCGTGCCGGACCGGCTACAATGCCATTGCCGACGACTGGATCGGCATCCGGCCCGGCACGGATGGCCTGTTCGTGTTTGCTCTCATCCACGAGCTGTTGAAGGCTGGCCGCGTCGATCTCGATTATCTGCTGCGCTACACCAACGCCCATATCCTCGTCGTGCAGGAGCCTGGCGCCTCCGACGACGGGCTGTTCGTCAGGGATGCCGACGGCAATCCGCTGGCGTGGGACAGGGTGGCGAAGACCGCCGCCAAGGCAACCGACCCGGAGGCGAAGCCGGCGCTGACCGGCAGCTTCGAAGTCGACGGACGCCGGTGCACGCCGGTGTTCCAGCTGATCGCCGACCGATATCTTGACGGGAGCTATGCCCCCGATGCGGTCGCCGAGCGTTGCGGCATCGCCGCCGATACGATCCGCCGGATCGCCGCCGAACTCGCCCATGTCGCCTTCGAGCAGACGATCGAACTGCCGGTTGCCTGGACCGACTGGGCCGGGCGCCGGCACGAAACGATCAAGGGTCGGCCGGTTTCGATGCATGCCATGCGCGGCATCTCCGCCCATTCGAACGGTTTTCACACATGCCGCGCCATCCACCTGCTGCAGGTGCTGCTGGGCACGGTGGACGTTCCCGGCGGATTCCGCTTCAAGCCGCCCTACCCCAGATCAGCGCCGCCTGGCCCGAAACCCGCCGGCAAGACCGTCAAGCCGATGACGCCGCTCGACGGCATGCCGCTCGGCTTCGTCTGCGGGCCGGACGATCTGCTGGTCGACGAGGCCGGCACGCCGCTTCGCATCGACAAGGCCTATTCCTGGGACGCTCCGCTGGCGGCACACGGACTGATGCACACCGTCATCCGAAATGCGTGGGCCGGCGACCCGTATCCGATCGACACGCTGATGATGTACATGTCGAACATGGCCTGGAATTCCTCGATGAACACCGTCGAGACGATTGCCATGCTGACCGACCATGACGGGGCCGGGAACTACAAGATACCCTTCATCATCTATTCCGACGCCTATTATTCCGAGACCGTGCCGTTCGCGGATCTGGTGCTGCCCGACACCACCTATCTCGAACGCCATGACTGCATCAGCCTGCTCGACCGGCCGATCAGCCACGCCGACGGGCCGGGCGATGCCATCCGCCATCCCGTCGTCGAGCCGGACCGCGACGTCAGGCCGTTCCAGTCGGTGCTGATCGAGTTGGGTGCGCGGCTGGGACTCCCCGGCTTCGTCAATGACGACGGAACGGCCAAATATGCCGACTATGCGGACTACATCGTCAACCACGAGCGCACATCAGGCATCGGTCCGCTGGCCGGATGGCGCGGCAAGGGCGGCACCGCGATCGGCAAGGGCGAGGCCAATCCGAACCAGTTGCAGCGCTACATCGACAATGGCGGCTTCTGGCACCACGACTTTGCCGACGACCAGCGCTACTACAAGATGGCCAACCGCTCCTATCTCGATTTCGCGGTGCAGATGGGTTTTATCCCCAAGGCCGAGCCGATCATTTTCCAGCTCTATTCCGAGCCGATGCAGCGCTTCCGCCTCGCCGCGCGCGGCCATGGCCGTGTCCTGCCGCCGGAAGGCGAGCGTCAGCGGATCGAGAGCTACATGGATCCGCTGCCGTTCTGGTACATGCCCTTCGAGGAAGCGGCCGTCGACCTCGAGAAATATCCGCTGCATGCGCTGACACAGCGACCGATGCACATGTATCATTCCTGGGGCTCGCAGAATGCCTGGCTGCGGCAGATCACCAGCCAGAACCGGCTGTTCGTGCATCACCGGACCGGCGCCGGCCTCGGTCTCGTCGATGACGACTGGGTCTGGATCGAGAGCATCAACGGCAGGGTGAAGGGCCAGATCAAGCTGATCGACGGGGTGAATGAAAGCACGGTCTGGACCTGGAACGCGATCGGCAAGCGGCGCGGCAGCTGGGGCCTGAAGGATGATGCGGCAGAGAGCAATCGCGGCTTCCTGCTCAACCATGTCATCGGCGACCAGACCTCGGCCGACGCGCAGGGGAAGCGCTATTCCAACTCTGATCCGGTGACAGGCCAGGCAGCTTGGTTCGACCTTCGCGTGCGCATCGTCAAATGCCCTGATAAGGAAGCCGGCTTCACCGAGCCGCAATTCGAGCGATTCCGCCAGCCGCCGCATTTCGAACCCTCGCCCGACAAGCTGACTTTCGGCGCCGAGTTTCGCCGAGCACGAGAGGCGGCCGAATGA